In the genome of Lathyrus oleraceus cultivar Zhongwan6 chromosome 4, CAAS_Psat_ZW6_1.0, whole genome shotgun sequence, the window AACATGAGAATTCAACAACGAAACTGCAAAATAGTCCAAAAAATGCCAAGTTTTTATACATCAATTATAGCCAAATTTAGCACTTATCAGTTTTCCAATTTTGAAGTTCTTGTCAAAAAAAAGTGATTTTTCATAAAATGACTTAAAAATTAAGTTTCTCTCAATTTTGggaaaatttccaaaaaaaaatacAATCGACTCAGTAAAGTTTTGGGAAGCATGTCAGAGTTCTCAATATCATGTATTTGGTGAATCAAACGACCCAAACAAAGTCGTTTGAATCCCTGGGGCAAAGTCCCAATTCAACTGAAACCAAAACAACAAAGAACATATAATCATACATTCAAATCATCATAATACAAGGTTATCACATCCAATAATAACTTATAGAGACCTGATGGGATTTATCCTAAATTCTCTATTAGGGTCTTagcactacgccaaataagggaaaagagggcgctttttttggcctataacagcgctttaaagcgccctttaatctggcgctggcataggtaaagacagcgcttttttcctggtgaaagcgctctctaaagtggctcattaagccctttaagggccactttagagggcgctttttaaagaaagcgccctctaaagtggaaacttttaagggtttagagggcgcttttactggaaagcgccctctaaagtggaaacttttaagggtttagagggcgcttttactggaaagcgccctctaaagtggaaatttaaagggtttagagggcgcttattttggaaagcgtcctctaaagtgggtggttatttaaatttttttttttaaaaagcgctatatttttttatttattttagacaacctgtatattgaagcagtacacctaaaactgtataatttgaagccctttttaacacattgcattcaacaagccttatatacaacaatccatacatatacaacaatccactgatatataatcgtttaacttctaaagattctaaatatacaaccaattcataacttaataaaactaagtagcaaaagcatctctgagatgtatgttttttttgctagccgcagtcttcttaggGTCCGCTTCCTGAATCGAAGTTCATTTCTAGCAGCCATTCCTCGCATGCCGGTTTGAATACAAACAGCTTTGGAATAGGTAGTTTTATAAGCACTTCTCGAAAGATACATGCGGATTTGTTTCTGGATTATCAAAGATGCGGCCTCCCTTCTCATGCATTCATACCGACGTCTTGCAAGTTGTCCTATGTTAAGTTCATAGGATACGTAAAACTAAATGACTTAGAAAATGGATAACAAGATTATTCATACATAGTATCAAAAAGGATTCAAATAATTGATACCTTTAATAGCCCTTTGTAGTTCTATGGCAGAAAATCGCAATAACTTGTACTGTTTCTCACAAATATATGTGCGAGCTTTTTTCTGAATAACGATTGTGGATCTTCCTAGGACCTTGGCACGACATGCATCTAGTTCTGCCATTTGACCTGCTCTCAGGAAAACTTTTGTCTTTCCTATCTGCAAAGAAACCCAAACAACATTTTATTCCAATCCATATTATCATACATAGCGTGTTCGAAATTTTTTAGCATCATCATCTATGATTCAATGTAACCTGCGAGCAAATAAAAATGCTATAACTGAGATTAAGATAAGAACTACTACCTGATAATCTTTAAGGTTTGCTTTATCTAGAAGTCTCTTGCAAGCCGTCATCTCATCAGGACTGCAGATATATATTTATTATTAGTTATTTCAGATATAGTTGTGTTATTTGAACATCTAAAACCGGAAAAATTTCGTGACAACAATCTAGGTGGTTAATTATGTTCAGTACAATCACATTCATCTGTATGATCAGAAAAAGAAAACACGGAAAAAAGGAGAAGTAAATACCATGATTTTAGAACCTTAGGTTCCATTATACTAAACCGCTGAACAAATTCATCAAAGTTCTTTCGAGTTGGATATCCAGCGCAACTTATCCTAATTGCCTCCATTACACCCTGTAAAAGGCATCCACAGAGTTTGAAGTAACTTGAAACAAAAATATTCATGTCATAATAAAGAACAAGGCTAATATGGGGGTTGAATGAGCAACACATCGAAGCTGCTGTAACACATCGTTGTTCTCAAATATCCCCGGCTTAAGAAGATTATTTGGCTTTACACAACGAATGTAGTGTGGCTTAGTCGCACTCAATGTATCAAGCAAAGATTGCAGTTGTTGCTTCATTCCATAAGCAATAAGAATAACAATGATCAATAGTTATATACAAAAGACTTATAATTTTCAAGCATATGCATGTTTAAAGAAAACCGACCTTAAACTGAGTGGCTATAGAAGAAAACTTTGTTGATTTAGTACTTTCCTCGTGTAAAGGTGGGAAAAGTCCTGAAACAAAGGAGCACTTGGAAGCACAGAGCAGCGCAGCGTGTTCCGGAACAACGTAGTCTTTGTTTTTATCAAGGAAAAGATCAATTTGATACGTGACCTGAAATCAAAGTTCGACATATATACTAAGCTTTTAACTTTTTATTTCATGGTTGATATAACTGCGTAGACCAAAATGTATTTTACTCACATCACCAGCATAGTGATTGATGGTGAAGTCAGTTCGTGACAACTTCGGTTTGCTGAATCGCTTATTGTCCTTAAGTGTTTGATATAGCTTTTCAGCAAATGTTTCGTGCGTTGATCTTGGAAACATACTACAAAGAATAAGCAGGACAATATATAAAAGAATGACTATAAAACATAGTTATTGCTCAAAGTATATATATTTGCATGCGCTAACGCCACTTTACATTATgtaaaatgacataaacaaaCCATTAACTATAATACAAATATTTGAACTATTGTCATTTAATACATACCAGGCCTCGTCCAGAAGAGCAATAACGCCGCCAGGTTTCTGGAGTTATAAACAAGAATGAGATGACAAACTGATAGAACTTTTCTAAAATGACAAAAATGCAAGGGTGAGTTGCACCTTCTCAATAAGATCGAGAACATCTTGATTATCAACGAACTCTATATAACTCCAATCAATTTCTTCCTTTGTATATTCCTCTTGCTCCATTTTGAAGACATGTTGCATAATGAAATAATGAAGTGTTATTTGAGTCTATAGAAATTGTTTACCAGGAGATAGTAGAAAAATCAAACCTGGTTGAAATGCTGCTGTAACTTCTcatttgtcaaattgatacaAAATTGCTCGAAGCTGAACAGGGCCGATGTAAAGTTAGTTACTGTTAGAACAATAACTGTGGTTCAAAAGTAAATAGATACGAAAAAATGTAAATAGAgaatatatatgtagaattgtataatggtctaactgaaaattcatcatatagtttttacaaaagataaacattgactagaaaatatatatgtagaattgtataatggtctaactgaaagctaacagaagaatagtcgactctaatttactctatcaaataacatccatacctaaacttcttaagttactagctacgctatgtatgctagaataaatacactcataagctgcatagtgtacctttgattggtagaaggtgttttagatattgctgcctcctttttctacatcgagaaacaaatggaacagttggtgaaatttaacccataatgcctagtctccattgctagcattgcaacacaataattattgttgagaatactcaataaatgtatgaaccaagaaaaatgaaaccaaaaatgaacaatagcgaacgtcagaagagaaaccaagtaatatgaagattagaaaaatacttatggtgtcaaaatcgaacagctaacaacgaattaataaaaggaggaaacgtcgtagatctaacagaggtggaaggagaacgccttaga includes:
- the LOC127136935 gene encoding myosin-8; the encoded protein is MEQEEYTKEEIDWSYIEFVDNQDVLDLIEKKPGGVIALLDEACMFPRSTHETFAEKLYQTLKDNKRFSKPKLSRTDFTINHYAGDVTYQIDLFLDKNKDYVVPEHAALLCASKCSFVSGLFPPLHEESTKSTKFSSIATQFKQQLQSLLDTLSATKPHYIRCVKPNNLLKPGIFENNDVLQQLRCGVMEAIRISCAGYPTRKNFDEFVQRFSIMEPKVLKSCPDEMTACKRLLDKANLKDYQVTLNHR